In the Flavobacteriales bacterium genome, ATGTTGCGCTGCTGCACCACGCTCTCGTAGCTCCAGTTCACGGCCTGGCGCAGGGCGAAGCCCTTCTTCAGCGGGATGCTCAAGGCCGCTTCCACGTGGGCACGCAGGTTGTCCGCATCCGTGAGCGAGGGCTGCACCCACGCTTCGCATTGCAGGCGCATCAGGCCCTTCATGATGCGATGTTCTCCGTAGATCCTGCCGGTCAGTCGATAGGTCCCGATCAATGGATCGGTGAGGTCCGGACGTTCCCTGTACGTCGCGCTGCGGAAGGTGCTGGTCTCGTAGGTGGCGGTGGCGGAGAGCTTGAGCAGCTGGGCGTTCTTCCGGAGCAGCACATAGGTGAGCCCGGGTCCCACCTGCGTGCGGTGGTCGATGCCACGCTGATAGCTCTGCTGGTACCACAGCATGAGGTAGGGATAGAGCCGGGCCCGCGGGTTCGCGTACACGAAGTTCCGCCAGATGCCCTCGCCCAGGGTCTGCCGGTAGAAGAAGGTGCCGTACTGATAGGTGATCGCGCTCTTGAAGCCCCAGCGCTCCTTCACATGGGCGATCTCGGCGGTGCCCAGCAGCATGAACTGCTCGATGTTGCCGCGCAGCCAACTGCCGGTGGCGCTCACGCGGTACTGCCAGCGCAGCGTGTCCACTTCGCTGAGCTGGGCGCGGCCCATGATGGAGAGCGCAAGAAAGCCGATGACGCAGAGCACGCGCATGGATCAATCGAGGTAGCCGTCCACGGGCTGGAGCTTGGCGGGCAGCTCCGACTCGCCCAACAGCTCGCGTAGGTCGCGCTCGATGGTGTTGCACAGGGCATTGAGCGGCACATCGGTGATCCGGCCCTCGAAGGGGTCCTCGTTCACCTCGCCCACCTTGCCGATGATGGCGAACACGAAGCTGATGACGAGCGCCACGGGGACCACCACCCAGCCGATGCCCATGCGCTCCAGATCGGCCACCAGGCAGAAAGGCAACAGCACGATGAAGACCTGCAGGAAGAGCCGCGTGAAGAAGTGGTACTGGCGCAGCAGGGGCGTGTTCTTGATGCGTTCGCAGCCGCCCTGGTAGTTGGCCAGCGCGAGCAGTTGCCCTTCCATCTGGAAGCTGTCGAAGCCGCCCAAGGTGCCATCGGCCATGGCCCGGTAGATCCGCTGTCCGATCAGCTGCATCACCACGTTCGGCTTATTGGCCGCCGCGTCCACCGCGGACCGCTCCTCCGCCGGCATCAGCGCCGTCACGGACGACCAGTCCCGTTCGCCGCGCAGGTGGATGCGCAGCGCGTGGGCCCAGGCGATCACCTTGTGCACCATCTCCCGTTTGAAGGCCTCGCTGCGGGCGCGATCGAAGTTGGGCTGGTGCGCGTGGCTGTCCGTGAAGGTGATGATGAGCCGCGCCAGCACCCGAGTGCTGTTGATGATGCCGCCCCACAACGTGCGCGCCTCCCACCACCGGCCGTAGGCGCTGTTGTTGCGGAAGCCGATGAAGATGGCCAGCGCTCCGCCCAGTGTGGCGGCGATGCTGAAGGGCAGGGCCACCAGCGGCTCCCAGCGGTGCAACACGTAGGACGCCGCCGCCGCGATGAGCGCCAGCAGCAGTTCGCCCTGCACGTAGGACAGCACCTTCAACGGATCGAAGCGGCGTTTGATGATCATGGGAACAGGTTCATTCGGATGTTGGGATCATCGGGCCAGTGCACCCGGTAGGTCGACCCGGTGGGTCGACGCTACGGGTGCCTGACCGCGGTGATGCTTTAAGCGCCAAGCGCCTCGATCACCATTCGGGCCGTGGCCGAGCCGCTGAACTGCTGCTGGCCGGTGATCAACCGACCATCCCGCACGGCGAAGGCCTTGAACATGCCGCCGGTGATGAAGTTGGTATTGGGCAGCTTCCGCGCCTCGGTCTCGATCCAGAAGGGCTGGATGCGCTGGCCCACGAAGTTGTCGGCGAACTGCTCCTCGGCATCGGCGAAGCCGGTCCAGGTCCTGCCGTCCACCAGCAGCTTGCCATCGGCGGTCTTCGCCTTCAGCAGGATGCAGGTGGCGTGGCACACGATGGCCACGACCTTCTTCGCTTCGTGGAAATCGACCACCAGCTGGTGCAGCTCGGTGTTATCAATGAAGGTGTACATGGGGCTTTGGCCACCGCTGAGGAACACGGCGTCATAGTCGGTCACCTTGATCACGCTGATGGGCTTGGTGTTCTTGACGAGTTCGGCGTGCTTCGGGCTCTTCTTGAAGCCGAGGCTCAGGATGTCGGCCGCGCTGTAGCCGCTCTCGTGCTCGGGGTCGCTGAAACCGTCGGCCTCCAGGTCGCCGCCATCCGGGCTGAAGATGTCCACCTGATAGCCCTTCTCCACGAACTCCCAGTAGGGATGCGTGAGCTCGGCCCACCAGAAGCCGATGGGCCAGCCGGTCTGCTTGCTGGTGGATGCGTTGGCGGCAATGAGGGCGATGCGCCTGGGCTTCGCGGGGTCGATGAGGTTGAGTGCTGCGCTCATGGGGATGGGTTTTGTCCAACAGACACCCTGCCTGTTGATGGTTTGTGTTTCGTCCGATGAGGCACCCCGCCTGTTGCGGTTGGATATTCGGTCGGTGAGGGAGTGCCCTTGTTGCGGCTGCAAACCTTCAGCCCATACAGGCACTTTCCGCAGGTAGCGCGAATCCGTGAGGTACTCACGTTTTGGTAAGTATTGTGCTGGACAGGGGTTCGCGACGATCTTTGCCCCGCCAGGGATGCGAGCGGCAGCCTGCTGATGCCGAGGCGCTGGTGGCGCGCGCAGCGAGGAGGCGACCGGAGGAAGCCCCCGCAGCCGCAGCGACACCCGCTGAGGCGAAGCAGCTACAGCGGACAGCCCGTCCGGCGGCCCAACCCGCCAACGCAACCTCACAACACGCAACCCATTCGATCATGCCCGACTTCACCCACGACGGCCACGTGTACTACAACCCCTTCGAGTTCGCCATGGCCTTCATCGGGGGCACGTGGAAGGCGCCGGTGCTGTACCGGCTGAAGAAGGAGAAGCAGCGCTACAGCGAGCTGAAGAAGAACATGCCGCACATCAGCGACCGGCAGCTGGCGGCCACGTTGCGCGAACTGGAGAAGCACGGCATGGTCTCGCGGAAGGTGTACGCCGAGGTGCCACCGCGCACGGAATACGCCCTCACCAAGCGGGGCGAGCAGGCGATCCCGGTGATCGAAACGCTGCGGCAGTACGGCATCGCGCTGATGAAGGACGTGGGGATCGAGAGCAAGTTCTACATACCGCGAGTGAAGGCGGTGCGGAAGAAGTAGCGCTTATGGCAAGGCGAACTTCATCTCCGTGAGCCCAAGCCCCTGGATATGCTCCAGCAACTCCTTCGCCGGCTCGCCGCCACGTGTCGCGTGATGCAGCAATGTGAGCCCATGCGGCCCTTTCGAGCGCAGCAGGTTCGGAAAGGCCGCCAGCAGTGTCTTCACTTCCACGGTGCGGCCCAGCATGGTGAGCACGAAGATGTTCGCCCGGGCGCCCTGACCGATCAGGTACTCCGCGATCTCCCGATCGCCGACATGGCCAGCGCCCTCAAGTGCTGTCTCAAAGTCGCCACCGCCCACATCCCAGGTCGCGTTCAGCAGGCCGGGCTGCTCCTTCAGCATGCGCTGCACTTCCGCCAGGTTGTTGTGGCCCACGCGCACGAACTCCTTTACCAGTTCGGGTGCGAGCTGCGAAGGCTTGGCGGGGTTCATGGTGTCCTGGGCCAGCAACGAGGCGTTGCTGAGGAACGGCAGGCCCAATGCGGTGGTGGCGAGGAAGTGGCGGCGGTGCATGCGGCAGAGCTTATTCGTGACGTAGCGCCCGCACCGGATCGGTCTGCGCGGCCCGGATGGCCCGGAAGCTCACCGTGAACGTGGCGATGAGCAGCACGACCAGTCCCGCGCCCACGAAGACCAGCGGCTCGATGTGCGTGCGGAAGGCGAAGTTCTCCAGCCAGCGGCCCACGCCGAACCACGCGAGCGGTACGGCCACCAGCGCGCCTACGAGCACCAGCAGGAGGAAATCGCGGGTGACCACCCAGGTGATGCGCAGCGTATCGGCGCCCATCACCTTGCGGATGCCGATCTCCCGTGTGCGCTTCTCGGCCGTCCAGCTGGCGAGCGCGAAGAGGCCGAGACAGGCGATGAACACCGCGAGCAGCGAGAAGATGCCGACCAGCGACGCCAGGCGGCCCTGCGCTTCGTACTGCATGTCCAGCTGGTCATCGAGGAACTGGTACTCGAAGGGGAACTGCGTCGTGCGGGCGTTCCACTCCCTGCGCGCGGCCTCGATCACGGGCGTGGGGTCGCCGGCCTCGGTGCGGATGTAGATGTAGCGCAGCCATTGCCCGATGTCCCTGGTCATGTCGAACACGAAGGGCTGTACGGCCTTGAAGAGCGGATCGAAGGCGAAGTCCTTCGCCACGCCGATCACGCGTTCCTCGCCATGCGGCGTGTCCATGCGCTCGCCGATGGCCTTGGTGGGGTCCTCCGGATGCAACTGCCTCGCGAAGGTCTCGTTGATCACCACACTGAGCGAATCATCGCCGGGGAACTCCCGGCTGAACCAACGGCCGCCGAGCAGCTCGATGTCCATCGCCTCCCGGAACTCGGGGTTCACGTAGAGCGCGGGCAGGTAGGTCCATTTGCCCCGCTCCATGGTGCCCCAGTTGAACTCATGCGTGTTGTGCTTCTTGCCCAGGATGTCGTTGGCCCAGCTCACGGCCTTCACGCCGCTGATCTTCTTCAGTTCGGGGAACACGGCCGTGTAGACATCGTACATGGGCGCGCGCACCGGGATCAGCACCACCTGCTCCTTCTGGAAACCGAGGTCCACGCTGCGTAGATGGTCGTGCTGGCGCTTCACGAACACGGTGCCGATGATGAGCACGAGCGCAATGGCGAACTGCACCACCACCAGCGCTTTGCGCAGGGCCTGTCCGCGAGAGGTGCCACCGCTGTTGCCCTTCAGCACCACCGCCGGTCGGAAGTTGCTGAGGAAGAAGGCCGGATAGATGCCGCTGAGCAGCCCGAGCACGACCGCGATGCCGAGCACGCCGGGAACCAGCAGCGAAGGCAGCGGGATGCTCTCGCCCGCCAGGGAGTTGAACGCGGGCATCAGCAGCTTGATCAGCAACAGGGCGATCGATGCCGCGAGCAGGCTCATCAGCACGCTCTCCAGCAGGAATTGGGCGATCAGCTGACCGCGCGTTGCGCCCGCCGCCTTGCGCACGCCCACCTCCCGCGCGCGGTACGCACTTCGCGCCGTGGCAAGGTTCATGAAGTTGACGCCCGCCAGCACGAGGATGAAGAAGCCGATCACCCAGAGGATGTTCACGCTGCCCCGGTCGCCGTTCTGCCGCATCTCGAAGTCAAGCTTGCTGGTGAGGTGGATGTCGGCGAGCGGCTGAAGCTCGTGCCCTATCTGGTTCTTGAGGAAGTCAGGGTAGTACTTCTGGATGAAGTCCGGGAACACGCGGTCCACCTCGGCTTTCGTGACACCCTCCTTCAGCCGCACATAGGTCCAGCAGGGGTTCCACACCCAGTTGTTCTTCTCGATGTTGCGCCAGAACTGCGTGATGGTGTAGAACGAGACCAGTCCCGTGAACCTGATGTGGGAATTGCGAGGGGTCTCACCCAGGATGCCGGTCACCTGCACGTCCATGGCATTGTCCCATTTCATCATCCGGCCCATGGGGTCCTCATCGCCGAAGTACTTCTTCGCCAGCTCCTGCGAGAGCACGATGCTGCCGGGTTTGCTGAGCGCGGTCCTCGGATCGCCGACGAGCAACGGGTAGTTGAACATGTCGAACACGGTGCTGTCCACCAGGTAGAGGCCGCTCTCGGTGAACATGCGGTCGGTGCTCAGGCTGTCACCCACCTTCAAGGTGTGCTGCGGGTCCTGGAAATCGAACCAGCGGCAATAGCGTTCGATCAGCTCGGGGTGATCATGGTAGAGCGTGGGCCCGAGGCCGAAGACCATGCTGCTGCTGTGCTCGCCCTGACCTTCCATCTCGATCTCGCCCACCACGCGGTGCACGCGCTCGTG is a window encoding:
- a CDS encoding ABC transporter permease, producing the protein MLKNLLLTGFRNLWKQKLYTLINLLGLATGIACFVLIGLYVRYQRSFDRFVPDHERVHRVVGEIEMEGQGEHSSSMVFGLGPTLYHDHPELIERYCRWFDFQDPQHTLKVGDSLSTDRMFTESGLYLVDSTVFDMFNYPLLVGDPRTALSKPGSIVLSQELAKKYFGDEDPMGRMMKWDNAMDVQVTGILGETPRNSHIRFTGLVSFYTITQFWRNIEKNNWVWNPCWTYVRLKEGVTKAEVDRVFPDFIQKYYPDFLKNQIGHELQPLADIHLTSKLDFEMRQNGDRGSVNILWVIGFFILVLAGVNFMNLATARSAYRAREVGVRKAAGATRGQLIAQFLLESVLMSLLAASIALLLIKLLMPAFNSLAGESIPLPSLLVPGVLGIAVVLGLLSGIYPAFFLSNFRPAVVLKGNSGGTSRGQALRKALVVVQFAIALVLIIGTVFVKRQHDHLRSVDLGFQKEQVVLIPVRAPMYDVYTAVFPELKKISGVKAVSWANDILGKKHNTHEFNWGTMERGKWTYLPALYVNPEFREAMDIELLGGRWFSREFPGDDSLSVVINETFARQLHPEDPTKAIGERMDTPHGEERVIGVAKDFAFDPLFKAVQPFVFDMTRDIGQWLRYIYIRTEAGDPTPVIEAARREWNARTTQFPFEYQFLDDQLDMQYEAQGRLASLVGIFSLLAVFIACLGLFALASWTAEKRTREIGIRKVMGADTLRITWVVTRDFLLLVLVGALVAVPLAWFGVGRWLENFAFRTHIEPLVFVGAGLVVLLIATFTVSFRAIRAAQTDPVRALRHE
- a CDS encoding hydrogenase, with translation MIIKRRFDPLKVLSYVQGELLLALIAAAASYVLHRWEPLVALPFSIAATLGGALAIFIGFRNNSAYGRWWEARTLWGGIINSTRVLARLIITFTDSHAHQPNFDRARSEAFKREMVHKVIAWAHALRIHLRGERDWSSVTALMPAEERSAVDAAANKPNVVMQLIGQRIYRAMADGTLGGFDSFQMEGQLLALANYQGGCERIKNTPLLRQYHFFTRLFLQVFIVLLPFCLVADLERMGIGWVVVPVALVISFVFAIIGKVGEVNEDPFEGRITDVPLNALCNTIERDLRELLGESELPAKLQPVDGYLD
- a CDS encoding ankyrin repeat domain-containing protein, whose product is MNPAKPSQLAPELVKEFVRVGHNNLAEVQRMLKEQPGLLNATWDVGGGDFETALEGAGHVGDREIAEYLIGQGARANIFVLTMLGRTVEVKTLLAAFPNLLRSKGPHGLTLLHHATRGGEPAKELLEHIQGLGLTEMKFALP
- a CDS encoding helix-turn-helix transcriptional regulator, giving the protein MPDFTHDGHVYYNPFEFAMAFIGGTWKAPVLYRLKKEKQRYSELKKNMPHISDRQLAATLRELEKHGMVSRKVYAEVPPRTEYALTKRGEQAIPVIETLRQYGIALMKDVGIESKFYIPRVKAVRKK
- a CDS encoding DUF481 domain-containing protein, which translates into the protein MRVLCVIGFLALSIMGRAQLSEVDTLRWQYRVSATGSWLRGNIEQFMLLGTAEIAHVKERWGFKSAITYQYGTFFYRQTLGEGIWRNFVYANPRARLYPYLMLWYQQSYQRGIDHRTQVGPGLTYVLLRKNAQLLKLSATATYETSTFRSATYRERPDLTDPLIGTYRLTGRIYGEHRIMKGLMRLQCEAWVQPSLTDADNLRAHVEAALSIPLKKGFALRQAVNWSYESVVQQRNMYEDLLWTFGVSFEGRSKAH
- a CDS encoding type 1 glutamine amidotransferase domain-containing protein, whose amino-acid sequence is MSAALNLIDPAKPRRIALIAANASTSKQTGWPIGFWWAELTHPYWEFVEKGYQVDIFSPDGGDLEADGFSDPEHESGYSAADILSLGFKKSPKHAELVKNTKPISVIKVTDYDAVFLSGGQSPMYTFIDNTELHQLVVDFHEAKKVVAIVCHATCILLKAKTADGKLLVDGRTWTGFADAEEQFADNFVGQRIQPFWIETEARKLPNTNFITGGMFKAFAVRDGRLITGQQQFSGSATARMVIEALGA